GCATAACTGATCGTTCCCCAGAAATTATTTTTCACCTTTTTCTGCAGAAAAAATTCCACTCCTTTGGCATAACCTTTTCCATTGTTCACCTGCTGGGTTGACCAATCGAGAGTGTCACTGGTTGTTGCTCCAATTCCGGTTGGAACATCATAATATTTCTTGTAATAAGTTTCAATGCTTCCTTTAATATCTTCCGCAAAAAGTTTATCGATCCCGAATACGACCTGGTCTGTGTATTTCGGTTTCAGGTTCTTATTTTCTTCATTATAGGAAAGAGTGTAATAATCGGGATTCTGGAATTGCCTGCCTGCTCCGCAACTCAAGTTGGAATTTTTAGTCAGTTTATATTTTGCCCCGAACCTGGGAGCGATCGAACTTTCCTTTGTATAATCAAAATGATCATAGCGAACTCCCGCATTGAAAGTAAATTTTCCAAAATAATCTTCCCACTGTAAATATGTTCCATACTTTTTGGGATAGATATTCCTGCTGATCTCGTTGCTTTCACTGATCGTGTAAACTTCCAAGGTATCAATAATCTCATCAGTTTGAAGATTATAAGCAAAAACTGTGTCCGGTCTCATAAATTTATTGGTGGAAGCTTCATCCAGGCTCGTATAAATTCCTGCTTCCCAGTTTCCCAGTTTTGTTTTGGGAAAGTTATGAGAATATTTCAGTTTATTATGAGCTTCGTAAGTATCTTCTTTCCAGGTTCTGGTTGCTTCGGTTTTAGTTCCTGCATCGTATAAATTTTGATCCCACCAGTGATAATTTCTGAAAACCGTCAGCAACGAATAGCTCTTATCATAAATATTTTTCAAAGTTGCTCCGAGCGTATATTGACCTGATCGAGCATAAATATCGGTTTCTCCGGCATCGGCAGAATAACCGGAGGTTCCTTCTTCATGGAGAATATCGATCCAGTCATTTCCCCAAATCTGGTTTATAGTTAATTTCGTAAAAGGAGAAAAATTATATACCTGTTTCGCAAAAATGGAATGATAATTGGGAACTGCAGTCAGTCCAATACTCTCACTGAGCAGACTCATAAAACTGCGATGATATGAAACAATGAAATTTCCTTTCTTGAAGAATAAAGGTCCTTCAAAATTTCCACCATAACCAGCCATACCCACATCAAGTTTTGCTTCAAACCGGTTTTCGTTCCCATCTCTCGTTGTTATATCCAGAACCGAAGATGCCCGATCTCCATAACGGGCAGGAAATGCTCCTGCATAAAAATCTATTTCCTTTACAAACTCCGGTGTGAGAATACTGATCGGTCCTCCGCCGGTACCGGGAAACGCAAAATGATTGGGATTCTGCATCTCGATATTGTCCAGGATAAAAAGATTCTCACCGTAATTGCCTCCGCGCACAATGATCTCGTTTTCCGCATCCGAACCGGAAACAATGGCAGGGATCGCCTGGATCGATCTTTGAATATCGTAAACTCCGGACGGTTGGGAACGGATCTCTTCGATATCTAGAGTTTTGGAACTGACCGGAGCAGAGGATGTTTCCCTGAAATATACTTCTTCCGTCACCGAGATACCTTCGATCACAATAGTCTGAACTTTCATCTCGATATTGGAAACAACGGTTTGATTTGCTTTAACGACAAAATTTAATTTAGTACGGGTTTCGTATCCAATCCGAGCATAATCGATCTGATGTGATCCAACAGGAATATTTTTGATGATATATTTTCCTTCTTTATCACAAACTCCTTTTACTTCACCATCTATCGAGATAGAAACATTCTCGATTGGTTTCTGGGTTAGTTCATCTGTTGTTCTACCGGCGATATTTCCTGTTTGAGAAATCGAGAACAGGTTGCAGATGCTAATCATTAACGATATTGTTAAAATCGTGTTCTTCTTCTTCATATTTTTTTCTCCTGATTAATAAACTTCATTTTCCGGACATTCT
This genomic interval from Candidatus Cloacimonadota bacterium contains the following:
- a CDS encoding TonB-dependent receptor, with the translated sequence MKKKNTILTISLMISICNLFSISQTGNIAGRTTDELTQKPIENVSISIDGEVKGVCDKEGKYIIKNIPVGSHQIDYARIGYETRTKLNFVVKANQTVVSNIEMKVQTIVIEGISVTEEVYFRETSSAPVSSKTLDIEEIRSQPSGVYDIQRSIQAIPAIVSGSDAENEIIVRGGNYGENLFILDNIEMQNPNHFAFPGTGGGPISILTPEFVKEIDFYAGAFPARYGDRASSVLDITTRDGNENRFEAKLDVGMAGYGGNFEGPLFFKKGNFIVSYHRSFMSLLSESIGLTAVPNYHSIFAKQVYNFSPFTKLTINQIWGNDWIDILHEEGTSGYSADAGETDIYARSGQYTLGATLKNIYDKSYSLLTVFRNYHWWDQNLYDAGTKTEATRTWKEDTYEAHNKLKYSHNFPKTKLGNWEAGIYTSLDEASTNKFMRPDTVFAYNLQTDEIIDTLEVYTISESNEISRNIYPKKYGTYLQWEDYFGKFTFNAGVRYDHFDYTKESSIAPRFGAKYKLTKNSNLSCGAGRQFQNPDYYTLSYNEENKNLKPKYTDQVVFGIDKLFAEDIKGSIETYYKKYYDVPTGIGATTSDTLDWSTQQVNNGKGYAKGVEFFLQKKVKNNFWGTISYAYSIANAYDPRDPNGEKEFSWDFDYQHVFTGILGYKLEFMKFDWYEKHRKWMKFLGWTGLFPSDETEISVKYRYLGGKPYTEMTYYPELKRWLLSENTEINANRFPAYQRFDLHIKHRWFESKINIISYLEIDNMFNTKNIWSYNYLDSGEVEEIYQWGRMIIGGVMVEF